Proteins encoded in a region of the Ranitomeya imitator isolate aRanImi1 chromosome 9, aRanImi1.pri, whole genome shotgun sequence genome:
- the LOC138649356 gene encoding transmembrane protein 272-like isoform X2, producing MGEVTATSGSHGTSNFSLKMECKASQIFSVLLWTVLSIAMVIIGSMHVDNCPIEPKIPIYLIVAGVFHLLAFALIPLKIVAEKLAYSIESVLGIFSFCWFIAGSVWVFRIYQENPRRCNDLVYKFAFGILIFEYIFLALLVAVICLFCFCAGVLVASSSETPAGDHSPEDEEALK from the exons ATGGGGGAAGTTACAGCCACAtcgg GAAGTCATGGGACATCTAATTTTTCCCTAAAAATGGAATGTAAGG CCTCACAGATATTCTCTGTGTTGCTCTGGACGGTGCTCAGCATTGCCATGGTTATTATAG GATCCATGCATGTCGACAACTGTCCAATCGAGCCCAAAATCCCCATCTATCTGATAGTGGCCGGGGTATTTCACTTGTTGGCTTTTGCACTTATCCCGCTGAAGATCGTCGCTGAAAAGTTGGCGTATTCCATAGAGAGTGTTCTGGGCATTTTCTCCTTTTGTTGGTTCATTGCAG GCAGTGTCTGGGTGTTCAGAATTTACCAAGAAAATCCAAGACGCTGTAACGATCTTGTTTACAAATTTGCCTTTGGAATCCTGATCTTCGAGTACATCTTTTTAGCTCTCTTAGTTGCTGTAATCTGCTTGTTCTGCTTCTGTGCTGGAGTCCTG GTGGCATCTTCATCCGAGACTCCTGCCGGAGACCATTCCCCAGAAGACGAAGAAGCCCTGAAATAA
- the LOC138649356 gene encoding transmembrane protein 272-like isoform X1, giving the protein MGEVTATSAGSHGTSNFSLKMECKASQIFSVLLWTVLSIAMVIIGSMHVDNCPIEPKIPIYLIVAGVFHLLAFALIPLKIVAEKLAYSIESVLGIFSFCWFIAGSVWVFRIYQENPRRCNDLVYKFAFGILIFEYIFLALLVAVICLFCFCAGVLVASSSETPAGDHSPEDEEALK; this is encoded by the exons ATGGGGGAAGTTACAGCCACAtcgg caGGAAGTCATGGGACATCTAATTTTTCCCTAAAAATGGAATGTAAGG CCTCACAGATATTCTCTGTGTTGCTCTGGACGGTGCTCAGCATTGCCATGGTTATTATAG GATCCATGCATGTCGACAACTGTCCAATCGAGCCCAAAATCCCCATCTATCTGATAGTGGCCGGGGTATTTCACTTGTTGGCTTTTGCACTTATCCCGCTGAAGATCGTCGCTGAAAAGTTGGCGTATTCCATAGAGAGTGTTCTGGGCATTTTCTCCTTTTGTTGGTTCATTGCAG GCAGTGTCTGGGTGTTCAGAATTTACCAAGAAAATCCAAGACGCTGTAACGATCTTGTTTACAAATTTGCCTTTGGAATCCTGATCTTCGAGTACATCTTTTTAGCTCTCTTAGTTGCTGTAATCTGCTTGTTCTGCTTCTGTGCTGGAGTCCTG GTGGCATCTTCATCCGAGACTCCTGCCGGAGACCATTCCCCAGAAGACGAAGAAGCCCTGAAATAA